One genomic segment of bacterium includes these proteins:
- the topA gene encoding type I DNA topoisomerase, with translation MAKNVVIVESPAKASTIEKFLGEDFLVTSSYGHVRDLKKKDKGIDVENNFSPHYIIPEEKKSLVKELKKLADKSETVWLATDEDREGEAIAWHLKEVLELPEKKIRRIVFSEITKPAILEAVKNPRGIDYNLVNSQQSRRILDRLVGFELSPILWRKVKPKLSAGRVQSVAVRLIVEREREIDSFKTESRFKVTGTFIVTDKDGKKTEFKAEVPDYFETQQEAEEFLEKCKISDFFIDSVEKKPAKKSPSPPFTTSTLQQEASRKLRFSVARTMLVAQKLYEAGKITYMRTDSVNLSDLALDAAEQQIKTEYGKNYLHRRQFKTKSKSAQEAHEAIRPTDFSKESIAGSREEKALYDLIWKRAIASQMSDAQLERTTMKINVSKAEKMFVAKGEVIKFDGFLKVYFESSDDENGENGEGGILPDISKGEKISFNEITATQRFTRPPARYTEASLVKKLEELGIGRPSTYAPTISTIQKRGYVHKEEREGTERKYAVLTLNQSKKIKSETQTEITGADKGKLFPNDVAMLVNDFLLEHFPQIMDFQFTAHIEEELDEIANGEIDYHEMLDEFYPPFKEKVMHTIETSERVSGERILGKDPATGKQVSVRMARFGPVAALSNPADENDKPHYAGLRKTQKLENITLEEALHLFKLPRVVGKYNDHEVVAAIGRFGPYVRYDGKFYSIKGQYDPHDIEIDEAIEVIEAKKKSDAEKLIKTFEENPDFQILNGRWGPYLKAGKENVRIPKDLDPASLTYDECIKLAEEAKSKPKRRGRFSKSKS, from the coding sequence ATGGCAAAAAATGTTGTAATTGTTGAATCACCTGCAAAAGCCAGCACAATTGAAAAATTTCTTGGAGAAGACTTTTTAGTCACGTCCAGCTATGGACATGTTCGTGATCTAAAGAAAAAAGATAAAGGAATTGATGTAGAAAACAATTTTTCACCTCATTATATAATTCCTGAAGAAAAAAAATCTTTGGTGAAAGAGTTAAAAAAACTTGCTGATAAATCAGAGACTGTTTGGCTCGCAACTGACGAAGACCGTGAAGGCGAAGCAATCGCATGGCATCTTAAAGAAGTTTTAGAGTTACCTGAAAAAAAAATCAGACGGATTGTTTTCTCCGAGATTACTAAACCTGCAATCCTTGAAGCTGTAAAAAATCCGCGCGGTATCGATTACAATCTTGTAAACTCTCAGCAATCAAGAAGAATTTTAGATCGTCTGGTTGGTTTTGAATTATCCCCTATTCTCTGGCGTAAAGTAAAACCAAAATTATCCGCCGGAAGAGTACAATCGGTTGCAGTAAGATTAATTGTTGAGCGTGAAAGAGAAATTGATTCATTCAAAACTGAATCAAGATTTAAAGTAACTGGAACTTTTATTGTCACCGATAAGGATGGTAAAAAGACTGAGTTCAAAGCTGAGGTGCCTGATTACTTTGAGACACAGCAGGAAGCAGAAGAATTTCTCGAAAAATGTAAGATATCTGATTTTTTCATCGATAGTGTAGAGAAAAAACCTGCAAAGAAATCTCCTTCCCCACCATTTACAACTTCAACTTTACAGCAGGAAGCAAGCAGAAAGCTTCGTTTTTCAGTCGCACGAACAATGCTTGTTGCACAGAAATTATATGAAGCCGGCAAGATTACTTATATGCGAACAGATTCCGTCAATCTTTCTGATCTTGCTCTCGACGCAGCAGAACAGCAAATAAAAACTGAGTATGGAAAAAATTATCTTCATCGTAGACAGTTCAAAACGAAATCAAAGTCTGCACAGGAAGCACATGAAGCAATCCGTCCGACTGATTTCAGCAAAGAGAGTATAGCTGGTTCTCGTGAGGAAAAAGCTTTGTACGACTTGATCTGGAAACGGGCAATTGCCTCTCAGATGAGTGATGCTCAGCTCGAAAGAACCACGATGAAAATAAATGTCAGCAAAGCTGAAAAAATGTTCGTTGCAAAAGGTGAAGTAATAAAGTTTGATGGTTTTCTGAAAGTCTATTTTGAATCTAGCGATGATGAAAATGGTGAGAACGGTGAAGGCGGAATTCTTCCTGATATTTCAAAAGGTGAGAAAATTTCTTTCAACGAAATAACTGCAACACAGAGATTTACAAGACCACCGGCACGTTACACAGAAGCAAGTCTTGTAAAAAAACTTGAAGAACTTGGAATTGGAAGACCTTCGACATACGCTCCTACAATCAGCACAATTCAGAAAAGAGGTTACGTTCACAAAGAAGAGCGTGAAGGTACAGAACGTAAATATGCTGTGTTGACACTTAATCAATCAAAAAAAATAAAGAGTGAAACACAGACTGAGATTACCGGAGCGGATAAAGGAAAATTATTCCCGAACGATGTTGCGATGCTTGTGAATGATTTTCTGCTTGAACATTTTCCGCAGATAATGGATTTTCAATTTACAGCACATATCGAAGAAGAACTGGATGAAATAGCCAATGGTGAAATTGATTACCACGAAATGCTTGATGAGTTTTATCCCCCATTCAAAGAAAAGGTGATGCATACAATCGAAACTTCAGAAAGAGTATCAGGCGAAAGGATTCTTGGAAAAGATCCTGCAACAGGAAAGCAAGTATCTGTCCGTATGGCAAGATTTGGTCCAGTTGCTGCATTGAGCAATCCCGCTGATGAAAATGATAAACCGCATTATGCGGGATTGAGGAAAACTCAAAAACTTGAGAACATCACTCTTGAAGAAGCTCTTCATTTGTTTAAGCTACCGAGAGTTGTGGGAAAATATAATGATCACGAAGTTGTTGCTGCTATTGGAAGATTTGGTCCCTATGTGAGATACGATGGAAAATTTTATTCGATAAAAGGTCAGTACGATCCTCACGATATTGAAATTGACGAAGCTATTGAAGTTATTGAGGCTAAAAAGAAATCTGATGCAGAGAAATTAATCAAAACTTTCGAAGAGAATCCTGATTTTCAAATACTTAATGGAAGATGGGGACCTTATCTGAAAGCCGGTAAAGAGAATGTAAGGATTCCAAAAGATCTTGATCCAGCTTCTTTAACTTATGATGAATGTATAAAGCTGGCTGAAGAAGCTAAATCAAAGCCAAAGCGAAGAGGAAGATTCAGCAAAAGTAAATCCTGA
- the yidD gene encoding membrane protein insertion efficiency factor YidD — MLAIPLIILIKIYQLLISPLFPPSCRFTPTCSHYSVEALQKYGIFKGSWLGFRRIIRCHPWGGSGYDPVP, encoded by the coding sequence ATTTTAGCGATTCCGTTGATCATTTTAATTAAAATTTATCAGTTGCTGATTTCGCCATTATTTCCACCATCCTGCAGGTTCACTCCAACCTGTTCTCACTATTCAGTTGAAGCATTACAGAAGTACGGTATCTTCAAAGGAAGCTGGCTGGGATTCAGAAGAATAATCAGATGTCATCCCTGGGGAGGAAGCGGTTATGATCCTGTTCCATAA
- the mtgA gene encoding monofunctional biosynthetic peptidoglycan transglycosylase — translation MAKRKSKFKQFIRRLPKIVLKIILGFIIVSIFVVLLLKWLNPITSSIMIQRKIEAVITFKERQIIAYQWFSYDDIAKQMALAVVAAEDQNFPNHFGFDFEQIEKAIEQHNRGRKLRGASTITQQVAKNLFLWEGRSFIRKGFEAYFTVLIELLWSKERILEVYLNIIETGDMIFGVGAASQIYFKKLPSKLNRSQAALIAATIPNPNRFSVKRPSGYVLRRQGWILGQMSSLGGVEYLKNL, via the coding sequence ATGGCAAAAAGAAAATCAAAGTTTAAACAATTCATCAGAAGATTACCAAAAATTGTTCTGAAAATTATTCTTGGTTTCATTATCGTTTCTATCTTTGTTGTGCTGCTCCTCAAATGGCTCAATCCGATCACTTCATCAATTATGATTCAAAGAAAGATCGAAGCAGTTATCACTTTTAAAGAAAGACAGATAATTGCCTATCAATGGTTCAGTTATGATGATATAGCAAAACAGATGGCACTTGCAGTAGTTGCAGCTGAAGACCAAAATTTTCCGAACCATTTTGGATTTGATTTTGAACAGATTGAAAAAGCTATTGAGCAGCACAACCGTGGAAGAAAACTTCGAGGTGCTAGCACAATCACTCAGCAAGTTGCAAAAAATTTATTTCTCTGGGAAGGAAGAAGTTTTATCAGAAAAGGTTTTGAAGCTTACTTCACTGTTTTGATTGAACTGCTGTGGAGTAAAGAAAGAATTCTCGAAGTGTATCTCAACATAATAGAAACCGGAGATATGATATTCGGAGTTGGCGCAGCAAGCCAGATCTATTTTAAGAAGCTTCCCTCGAAACTGAACAGAAGTCAAGCGGCTTTAATTGCTGCAACGATTCCAAATCCAAATCGTTTTTCCGTGAAAAGACCATCAGGATATGTTTTAAGAAGACAAGGCTGGATACTAGGACAAATGAGCTCACTCGGTGGAGTTGAATATCTTAAAAATCTTTAG